A genomic stretch from Corynebacterium sp. 21KM1197 includes:
- a CDS encoding ABC transporter ATP-binding protein: MPEIRFRDVTLDYGTGPILRSVTTTLREHRIGIIGANGSGKSTFARMINGLATPTSGEVHIDDLSVRKQGKEVRKRVGFIFSDADNQIIMPNVRDDVAFSLRQHKELSKAQRLERADAALAEMGLAAHADKSPHVLSGGQKQLLALTAVLIAQPSLIVADEPTTLLDLRNRRRIQRRFATLDQQLIVVTHDLDLLTDFDRVLCIDGGEIIDDGSPLPVIAAYKNRIEAEQ; this comes from the coding sequence ATGCCTGAGATTCGCTTCCGCGACGTCACACTCGATTACGGCACCGGCCCAATCCTCCGCAGCGTGACCACCACGCTGCGCGAACACCGCATTGGGATCATCGGAGCCAATGGCTCCGGGAAATCCACCTTTGCCCGCATGATCAACGGCCTGGCCACCCCCACCAGCGGCGAGGTACACATTGATGACCTCAGCGTGCGCAAGCAAGGCAAAGAGGTGCGCAAGCGCGTGGGATTCATCTTCTCCGACGCCGATAACCAGATCATCATGCCCAACGTGCGCGATGACGTGGCCTTTTCCCTGCGCCAGCACAAGGAACTCAGCAAGGCGCAGCGCCTAGAGCGTGCCGACGCCGCCCTAGCAGAGATGGGCCTGGCCGCCCACGCGGACAAGTCCCCCCACGTGCTCTCCGGGGGACAAAAGCAACTCCTCGCACTGACCGCCGTGCTCATCGCGCAACCCAGTCTCATCGTGGCCGACGAACCCACCACACTGCTCGACCTGCGCAATCGACGCCGTATCCAGCGGCGCTTTGCCACCCTCGATCAGCAACTCATCGTGGTCACCCACGACCTCGACCTCCTCACCGACTTCGACCGCGTGCTCTGCATCGACGGGGGCGAGATCATCGATGACGGCTCCCCCCTGCCGGTAATCGCGGCCTACAAGAACCGCATCGAGGCCGAGCAATGA
- a CDS encoding PspA/IM30 family protein, which translates to MANPFSKAWKYLMALFDSKIEENADPKVQIEQAMAEAQKQHQELSRQAAAVIGNQRQLEMQLNRRLEEIEKLQANTKQALQLADQARSQGDEKKAVEYENAAEAFAAQLVTAEQSVEDTKQLHDQAIKQAQQAKQAVERNSAKLQQQVAERSKLLSQLEQAKMQEKVAESVKSMNALTSGSVPNLDQVRDKIERRYAHALGQAELAENSVEARMAEVQQAGIQMAGHSRLEQIRREMNAGNQQPPKQIEAGGTAPSAADDAVARRMRELRGEI; encoded by the coding sequence ATGGCTAATCCGTTCAGCAAGGCGTGGAAGTACCTCATGGCGCTCTTTGACAGCAAGATCGAGGAGAACGCCGATCCCAAGGTGCAGATTGAGCAGGCGATGGCGGAGGCGCAGAAGCAGCACCAGGAACTCTCCCGCCAGGCGGCGGCGGTGATTGGTAATCAGCGTCAGTTAGAAATGCAGCTTAATCGCCGCCTGGAGGAGATTGAGAAGCTTCAGGCCAATACCAAGCAGGCCCTGCAACTGGCGGATCAGGCCCGCTCCCAGGGCGATGAGAAGAAGGCCGTGGAGTATGAAAACGCCGCGGAGGCCTTTGCCGCGCAGTTGGTCACCGCCGAGCAGTCCGTGGAGGACACCAAGCAGCTTCACGATCAAGCCATCAAGCAGGCCCAGCAGGCCAAGCAGGCGGTGGAGCGCAACTCCGCGAAGTTGCAGCAGCAGGTGGCCGAGCGCTCCAAGCTGCTCAGCCAGTTGGAGCAGGCGAAGATGCAGGAGAAGGTGGCGGAGTCGGTGAAGTCGATGAACGCACTGACCTCCGGTTCCGTGCCGAACCTGGATCAGGTGCGCGATAAGATCGAGCGCCGCTACGCGCACGCCCTGGGTCAGGCGGAACTCGCGGAGAACTCCGTGGAGGCCCGCATGGCGGAGGTGCAGCAGGCCGGGATTCAGATGGCCGGTCATTCCCGCCTGGAGCAGATTCGTCGGGAGATGAACGCCGGGAATCAGCAGCCCCCTAAGCAGATCGAGGCCGGTGGCACGGCGCCCTCGGCGGCGGACGACGCCGTGGCGCGGCGCATGAGGGAACTGCGCGGCGAGATTTAG
- a CDS encoding CinA family protein, with the protein MSDETRGEREAGTPGGRTPRERICPENPPRGNAHDLAAAVVAALRERGETLAWCESLTAGLASATVAEIPGASAVLRGGLVVYATDLKETLAGVPGEVLAAWGPVAKETALHMARGCAEKLGATWVVSLTGVAGPQPQDGHPVGEVWLGVYGPNLWRARRLELMGDRAAIRQESVRVALGDLLGLLGAE; encoded by the coding sequence ATGTCCGATGAGACGCGGGGCGAGCGCGAAGCCGGAACACCGGGAGGTCGAACTCCTCGGGAGAGGATCTGCCCGGAGAACCCGCCACGGGGCAACGCGCACGACCTTGCGGCAGCAGTGGTGGCCGCGCTGCGGGAACGCGGGGAGACCCTGGCTTGGTGCGAATCCCTCACGGCCGGGCTGGCTAGTGCCACCGTGGCCGAGATCCCTGGTGCCTCCGCAGTGCTGCGCGGGGGCCTGGTTGTGTACGCCACCGACCTCAAGGAAACCCTGGCCGGGGTTCCCGGTGAGGTATTAGCCGCGTGGGGGCCGGTGGCCAAGGAAACCGCCCTGCACATGGCGCGCGGCTGCGCGGAAAAACTGGGGGCGACCTGGGTGGTGTCGCTCACCGGAGTGGCGGGCCCGCAGCCCCAGGACGGGCACCCGGTGGGGGAGGTATGGCTTGGGGTTTATGGCCCGAACCTGTGGCGGGCGCGACGCCTGGAACTGATGGGTGATCGCGCCGCCATCCGCCAGGAGTCCGTGCGCGTGGCACTGGGGGATCTCCTGGGGCTGCTGGGCGCGGAGTGA
- the recA gene encoding recombinase RecA, whose translation MAAKKKTTNAKSTGEDRQKALDAALAMIEKDFGKGAVMRLGEDKRPPVRAISSGNTAIDVALGVGGFPRGRIVEIYGPESSGKTTVALHAIASAQKDGGIAAFIDAEHALDPEYARKLGVDTDALLVSQPDTGEQALEIADMLVRSGAIDIIVVDSVAALTPKAEIEGEMGDSHVGLQARLMSQALRKMTGALYNSGTTAIFINQLREKIGVMFGSPETTTGGKALKFYASVRCDVRRIQTLKDGQDAIGNRTKIKVVKNKVSPPFKVAEFDIIYGEGISRESSLIDMGVENGVIKKSGSWFTYEGDQLGQGKEKVRLNLKENTALADEIEQKILAKLGMGENPEPKPEDAENGAEEGLSDDPVDVVPNVDFDDED comes from the coding sequence ATGGCTGCGAAGAAAAAGACCACCAACGCAAAGAGTACCGGCGAGGATCGGCAAAAGGCTCTCGACGCCGCCCTGGCGATGATTGAAAAGGACTTCGGAAAGGGCGCCGTTATGCGCCTGGGCGAGGATAAGCGCCCCCCGGTGCGCGCCATTTCCTCCGGCAACACGGCTATCGACGTCGCCCTGGGCGTGGGTGGGTTCCCCCGAGGTCGCATCGTGGAGATTTATGGCCCGGAATCCTCGGGTAAGACCACCGTGGCGCTGCACGCAATTGCCTCCGCGCAGAAAGATGGCGGCATCGCCGCCTTTATCGACGCCGAGCACGCCCTCGATCCCGAATACGCCCGCAAACTCGGCGTGGACACGGACGCCCTGCTGGTTTCCCAGCCGGATACCGGCGAGCAGGCCCTGGAGATCGCGGACATGCTGGTGCGTTCCGGTGCCATCGACATCATCGTGGTGGACTCCGTGGCGGCGCTGACACCCAAGGCGGAGATCGAGGGCGAGATGGGCGATAGCCACGTGGGCCTCCAGGCCCGCCTGATGAGCCAGGCGCTGCGTAAGATGACGGGTGCCCTGTATAACTCCGGCACCACCGCGATCTTTATTAACCAGCTGCGCGAGAAGATCGGTGTGATGTTCGGCTCCCCGGAGACCACCACGGGCGGTAAGGCGCTGAAGTTCTACGCCTCCGTGCGTTGCGATGTGCGCCGTATCCAAACCCTGAAGGACGGTCAGGATGCCATCGGTAACCGCACCAAGATCAAGGTGGTGAAGAATAAGGTATCTCCGCCCTTCAAGGTGGCGGAGTTTGACATCATTTACGGCGAGGGCATTTCGCGCGAATCCTCCCTCATTGACATGGGTGTGGAAAACGGCGTGATTAAAAAGTCCGGGTCCTGGTTTACCTACGAGGGCGATCAACTGGGCCAGGGCAAGGAAAAGGTGCGCCTGAACCTCAAGGAGAACACCGCTCTGGCCGATGAGATCGAGCAGAAGATCCTGGCCAAGCTCGGCATGGGGGAGAACCCGGAGCCAAAGCCGGAGGACGCGGAGAACGGCGCGGAGGAGGGTCTGAGCGACGATCCGGTGGACGTGGTGCCCAACGTGGACTTTGACGACGAGGACTAG
- a CDS encoding biotin transporter BioY: MNSSLRSLTDLALAAVFAALIIVLAFVSIPVGTAGVPIVLQNAAFILTGLVLGARRGLVTVAIFFVLGLVLPVLAGGRSITAALAGPTVGYIIGYIVSTVLAGLIAYHLRGNRYLTLTIAAIVALLSQYLCGAIGLVLRADMTVGAALAAQGSFVLIDALKLIVVIAAAATIHTALPHLLRPTASSHA; the protein is encoded by the coding sequence ATGAATTCTTCGCTTCGCTCCCTCACCGACCTCGCGCTGGCCGCGGTCTTTGCCGCGCTCATCATCGTGCTGGCCTTTGTGTCCATCCCCGTGGGCACCGCGGGCGTGCCCATCGTGCTGCAAAACGCCGCATTCATCCTCACCGGCCTCGTGCTTGGCGCGCGGCGCGGCCTGGTCACGGTGGCCATCTTCTTCGTCCTCGGCCTCGTACTCCCCGTGCTCGCCGGCGGCCGCAGCATCACCGCAGCCCTCGCCGGCCCCACGGTGGGCTACATCATCGGTTATATCGTCTCCACCGTCCTCGCCGGTCTTATCGCCTACCACCTGCGCGGTAACCGCTACCTCACCCTAACCATCGCCGCCATCGTCGCGCTGCTCTCCCAGTACCTCTGCGGGGCCATCGGCCTCGTGCTGCGCGCGGACATGACCGTGGGGGCAGCCCTCGCGGCGCAGGGTTCCTTCGTGCTTATCGACGCCCTCAAGCTCATCGTGGTCATCGCCGCCGCCGCCACGATCCACACCGCCCTGCCCCACCTGCTGCGTCCCACCGCCTCCTCCCATGCCTGA
- a CDS encoding helix-turn-helix transcriptional regulator, with translation MGTQTATLTTRPAAPHRRRPRPEPLLREALGDALRAFRAEQRITLRELAESARVSPGYISELERGRKEVSSELLASVCHALGVTVADVLIEAAGSMALGDVAEELATGDLSEAAPREA, from the coding sequence ATGGGTACACAAACCGCTACTTTGACCACGCGCCCCGCCGCACCGCACCGCAGGCGTCCCCGCCCGGAACCCCTGCTCCGCGAGGCCCTGGGAGACGCCCTGCGCGCTTTCCGCGCGGAGCAACGCATCACTCTGCGGGAATTGGCCGAGTCCGCCCGCGTCTCGCCCGGATACATCTCCGAATTGGAGCGCGGGCGCAAGGAGGTATCCTCCGAGCTCCTGGCCTCCGTGTGTCACGCCCTGGGCGTGACCGTGGCCGACGTGCTCATCGAGGCCGCTGGATCGATGGCCCTCGGTGACGTCGCAGAGGAACTCGCCACCGGCGATCTCAGCGAGGCGGCTCCCCGGGAGGCCTAA
- a CDS encoding energy-coupling factor transporter transmembrane protein EcfT yields MIPRAAMTPLGTYIPGHSPVHRAGVGLKLLAVLGYVLVGVFAVPSVPAAALYVLPCALCYALARIPLSVAWSQLWPPLPILLFLGAFQWWQRDLEHAAVLVITLSASLMAASLLTLTTTIADLMEGLERGLAPLARLGFPAERFSLALSLTLRMIPVQMGTVGEVLEARKARGASWSAQAFITPVLIRSLNRAQAIAEALWARGAGDQTHDETRAER; encoded by the coding sequence ATGATCCCACGCGCCGCCATGACGCCCCTGGGTACCTACATCCCCGGACACTCCCCGGTGCACCGCGCGGGGGTGGGACTCAAACTTCTCGCGGTGCTGGGGTACGTGCTCGTGGGTGTTTTTGCGGTCCCCTCCGTACCCGCCGCAGCGCTCTACGTCCTGCCCTGCGCCCTGTGCTATGCGCTGGCCCGGATCCCCCTGTCCGTGGCGTGGTCGCAGCTGTGGCCGCCGCTGCCGATCCTGCTCTTTCTGGGCGCCTTTCAGTGGTGGCAACGGGATCTAGAACACGCCGCCGTCCTCGTGATCACCCTGAGCGCCTCCCTCATGGCGGCCTCCCTGCTCACGCTCACCACCACCATCGCTGACCTCATGGAGGGCTTAGAACGCGGCCTCGCACCGCTGGCGCGCCTGGGGTTCCCCGCCGAGCGTTTTTCCCTCGCGCTCTCGCTCACCCTGCGCATGATCCCGGTGCAGATGGGCACGGTGGGAGAGGTATTGGAGGCCCGCAAGGCGCGCGGGGCCTCCTGGAGCGCGCAGGCCTTCATCACCCCCGTGCTCATCCGCTCCCTCAACCGCGCCCAGGCCATCGCGGAGGCCCTGTGGGCGCGCGGGGCTGGCGACCAAACCCACGACGAAACCCGCGCCGAACGCTAA